In Prochlorococcus marinus str. MIT 1214, one DNA window encodes the following:
- the crtE gene encoding geranylgeranyl diphosphate synthase CrtE, protein MQEATASFDFAEYLDKARTRVEVALDASLGPEKPEKLRESMRYSLLAGGKRLRPILCLAACELAGGEVEKALPTAVALEMIHTMSLIHDDLPSMDNDDLRRGRPTNHKVYGDAVAILAGDALLTRAFEMVSIRTEGIPSERLLKIVGELSLVAGAPGLVGGQVVDLDCEGKEVDLETLEYIHLHKTGALLRACVTCGALIGGADEKLLEALSVYARGIGLAFQIIDDILDLTASSEVLGKTAGKDLIADKTTYPKLLGLDESRRRADLLVATAKNALDPWPEKSKPLLALADYITSRDR, encoded by the coding sequence ATGCAGGAAGCAACCGCTTCTTTTGACTTCGCTGAGTATCTAGATAAAGCTAGAACTCGCGTTGAAGTTGCGCTTGATGCGTCTCTAGGCCCTGAAAAGCCAGAAAAATTAAGAGAGTCAATGCGTTATTCCCTTTTGGCGGGAGGGAAGAGATTAAGACCAATACTATGTCTTGCTGCCTGCGAACTTGCTGGAGGCGAAGTTGAAAAAGCATTGCCTACAGCAGTTGCTCTGGAAATGATTCATACAATGTCTCTTATCCATGACGATCTACCTTCAATGGATAATGACGATCTTCGTAGAGGGCGTCCAACAAATCACAAAGTCTACGGAGATGCGGTAGCCATACTTGCTGGAGATGCTCTATTGACTAGAGCTTTTGAGATGGTTTCAATTCGAACAGAGGGGATACCGTCAGAGAGACTATTGAAAATTGTTGGTGAGCTTTCTTTAGTAGCAGGAGCTCCCGGACTAGTGGGAGGACAAGTAGTTGATCTCGACTGTGAAGGGAAAGAAGTTGATTTAGAAACCTTGGAGTACATTCACCTTCATAAAACAGGCGCTCTGCTAAGGGCCTGTGTCACTTGCGGAGCATTGATTGGAGGAGCTGATGAGAAACTTCTGGAGGCACTAAGTGTCTATGCGAGAGGTATTGGCTTAGCATTTCAAATAATTGATGACATTCTTGATTTAACAGCAAGTAGTGAAGTATTGGGTAAAACAGCAGGAAAGGATTTAATTGCTGATAAGACTACTTATCCCAAATTACTTGGTCTTGATGAATCAAGAAGGAGAGCAGATCTTTTAGTCGCTACAGCAAAAAATGCTCTTGATCCTTGGCCAGAAAAATCAAAACCTCTTCTTGCATTGGCTGATTACATTACAAGTAGAGATAGATGA
- a CDS encoding divergent PAP2 family protein, translating into MNLNPGFEFQFIYILDNAVLAWGLIACGLAQFSKLLFELIFKQKWRPSVLLETGGMPSSHSALVTGTAAGVGLQLGFNDPVFALASAIAFIVMYDASGIRRSAGLIAAKVNQISKDNSKEVSSETTLKESLGHTKIEVLVGSLLGPIVALPGIFYIGSPLHILQMIGLVSL; encoded by the coding sequence ATGAATCTTAATCCAGGTTTCGAATTTCAATTTATTTATATTCTTGATAATGCTGTATTGGCATGGGGCCTAATAGCGTGTGGACTTGCTCAGTTTTCTAAATTATTATTTGAATTGATTTTTAAGCAAAAGTGGAGACCGTCAGTACTTTTAGAAACAGGAGGTATGCCTTCAAGTCATTCGGCTTTGGTAACAGGAACCGCTGCAGGAGTAGGCCTTCAGCTTGGTTTTAATGATCCAGTATTTGCCTTGGCTTCAGCAATTGCTTTTATTGTGATGTACGATGCTTCTGGAATAAGAAGGTCGGCAGGCTTAATAGCAGCAAAAGTTAATCAAATTTCAAAAGATAATTCCAAGGAAGTGTCTTCAGAAACCACTTTAAAAGAATCTTTGGGGCATACCAAAATCGAAGTATTAGTAGGAAGTCTTCTTGGTCCAATTGTGGCTTTGCCAGGTATTTTCTACATTGGTTCTCCTTTGCATATTTTGCAAATGATTGGATTAGTTTCTTTGTGA